The Porphyromonas sp. oral taxon 275 DNA window AGGTCGGGGAGGCTGAGGCCTTGGTTCTGGTACTGCTTGGCGACGGAGACGACGAAGCGCAGATTGGCTCGGGTCATCTTATCCAGGGCTCGGCGATCGCCCCGCTTGATCGCCTGGGCAAGCTCTACCTCCTCCTCTATGCTGATGAGCTCCTCGCGACCTATCTCCTGCAGGTAGCGGTCGAGCGAGGCACTCTCTCGATTGGTGATGGACTTCGATATCTTGAGTTGTCTCATAGCGTTCCCTTCTATCTACTGATGGTGAAGTGTCCACTAGATGTCTACATAGCTACAACGCAGGGCTAGGGCCTTTTGTTTGGAGCCGACTCTAGTGGCGCGAGCTCATTGCTTGACTAGCCCCTCGAGGTGCTTGACCTCGGCCTCGAGCTCGGCGATGCGCTCCTGCTGCGCGTGGATCATCTGCTGGTAGGAGTTCAGCTCCTCGGTCTCGATGCTGCTGGGCGCCTGCTCCTCGACGCGGAGGAGTAGGTCGCTCAGGACGTTCATATAGTTATTGAAAGCATCGTAGGGCGAGCTATAGGGGCTGTAGGGATGCCCCCCCCAGTTGATCGTATTCATGTAGTAGAAGTGGTCGGCACTCTGTAGATAGAGCCAGTCCTTCAGGAGGCCGCGGTCCTCGAGGGCGTGGACACGCTCGCCCCACTGGCGGAGTTTCTCGATCACCCCCTGCTGGAGGATATTGCCGTTCCATTCGTTGGTGCTCTTCTCCTCACCCGCCCAGCTAATCGGATAGGCTACCGAGATCAGCCCGACGGGGCGCTGGCTGTCCAAGAGCTGCGAGGGCGTGGCGAAGCCGACGCCGTAGTCGGCGGCGAGCTTGGGCAGGGCACGGAAGAACTCGAAGATCCCCGTCTCTGCACGATTCATCTCCCCGAGTACCTCATAGTTCATATAGAGGAGGGTGAAGTCCTCACCCTCGGGGAGGTGCTGCACACGCCCCAGGAGCTTGTCTGCCGTGACAGGGTATTCGTGAGAGCTGTAGTTGGAGAAGTGGTTCGTCACGAGCTCGCTCAGACCAGCGTTGCGCAGCAGCAGCTTGGTCTCGGGCGAGACGGCCGAGCCGTAGAGGTAGTTGGGGCTCTTCCAGCCGAGGACGTGCTTGGCGCCCTCGGTGATGATGCCCTCGTAGCCTAGAGAGGCGAGCTCTAGAGCGATCTCATCCGAATAGATCAGCTCACTATTACAGAAAACACGGGAGGGCTCGACGCCGAAGAGCTCGCGCAGCTTGGTCTGCTGCATACGCACCTGGTTGCGGAACTCTACGGGATCGTAGAGCGAGGATATAGAGTGCGAATAGGTCTCTGCGACGAACTCCACACGCCCCGTAGCCACAAGCTCCCTGAAGCTCTCGAGGAGCTCAGGCTTGCGGTACTCCATCTGCTCCAGCGCTAGCCCCGAGATCGAGAAGCTGACGTGGAAGTCGGGGTAGGTCTTCAGAAGCTCCAGCAGCATGCGGTTCGCAGGGAAGTAGCAGCTGTCGGTGATGCGATCGAAGACCTCCTCATTGAGGTAGTCATCACTGTAGTAATGGACATTCCCGATATCGAAGAAGCGGTAGCGACGGAGTCGGATGGGCTGGTGTATCTGGAAGCAAAGGCAAATCTTCTTCATAGCTCTAGTGTATAGCGTGTGTCAGAGTTTAGCGTACGTAGCGGTCGTAGATGGCGCGCACCTTGCGCCCAGCGGCCTCCCAGGTGATGCTGTTCACCTCGCGCAGCCCCTCCTCCTTGAGGAAGGCGTGCATCTCGGGGTAAGTGATCAGGGCATAGATGGCGTCGGCCATGGCGTCGATGTCCCAGTAGTCTACCTTGATGGCGTAGTCGAGGATCTCGGCACAGCCCGACTGATAGGAGATGATGGAGGGGACGCCGCACTGCATGGCCTCCAGCGGGGAGATCCCGAAGGGCTCGGAGACCGAGGGCATGACGTAGACGTCGCTGGCCTTGAAGACCTCGTAGACCTGCTGCCCCTTCATGAAGCCCGTGAAGTGGAAGCGGTCGGCGATGTTGCGCTGCGCCGCCAGGCGTATCATCGCATCCATCATATCGCCACTGCCGGCCATGATGAAGCGCACGCCCTGCGTACGCTCCAGCACCTTAGCCGCAGCCTCGACGAAGTACTCACAGCCCTTCTGCATCGTGATACGCCCGAGGAAGGTCACGACCTTATCCTTGACGCCGCGCTTGTCGGGCAGGGCGAGGATGGCGGGCGAGAGGGGCGTGACGGCATTGTGCACCGTCGTCACCTTGGCAGGATCCTGATGGTACTTCTCGATGACGGTACGGCGCGTCAGCTCGCTCACGGTGATGATGTGGTCGGCATGGTTCATCCCGTCCATCTCGATGCCGAAGACCGTGGGGTTGACATTCCCGCGGCTGCGGTCGAAGTCAGTAGCGTGGACGTGTACCACCAGCGGCTTGCCCGTGATCTGCTTGGCATGGATCCCCGCGGGATAGGTCAGCCAGTCATGCGAGTGGATGACGTCGTAGCCCTCACTGCGGGCGATGACGCCCGCCACTATGCTGTAGTTATTGATCTCCTCGAGGAGGTTGTCTAGATACTTGCCCGAGAACTCGAAGCAGCCTAGGTCATTGGTCCTGTAGTGCGAGAAGTCGGCGTAGATATGATCCCGCAACTGGTAGTAGAGCTCGGGCGTCATCTTGCCCGCCAGGCGCTCACGTACGTAGTCGTAGCTCACATCGCGCCACACGACGGGCGTATCTCCTGCGCCGATGATGCGCAGGAAGCTCGTATCCTCATCGCCCGAGGGGCGGGGGATGACGAAGGTAATATCCATATCGCCCTGCGCGGCCATCCCCTTCGTCAGTCCATAGCTAGCTGTGCCGAGTCCCCCGAGGATGTGAGGGGGGAACTCCCAGCCGAACATCAATGCTCTCATTCGTATCGTATCATGGGGAGTGTCTGTGTGTCGTATGCCGCCTGGGCCTGCTTGAGCAGATGCAGCGAGCGCAGGATCTCCCCGACGCTCATGGCGAAGGAGATAGCGCCTCTACCCTTGAAGGGCGGATTGCCGTCGAAGAGCTCGCTGATCGTCCCTACGCCGTGCTCCTGCAGCTCCTCCTCCATCCCGATGAGCGTACGCTCGATGAAGGAGAAGGCGCCACGGCCGTAGAGCTTGAGGTAGGCCTCGAAGTAAGCCCCGAGCAGCCACGGCCATACCGAGCCGTTGTAGTAGGCGCGCTCGCGCTGCAGCTGGGTGCCGTGGCACTGCGGCTGGTAGCCCTCGCTCTTGGGGCTGAGGCTGCGCAGCCCCTTGGGCGTGCGCAGCTCACGGGTGATGATCTCGACGACGGAGCGGCGTGTAGACTTAGGTAGCGGGGAGTACGGGAGCGAGGCGGCGAAGATCATGTTCGGTCGCACGCTCCAGTCCTGAGGATGGTGAGGCAGGACGTAGTCGAAGAGGTAGCCATGCTCGTTGATGAAGGTGCGGCAGAAGCTCGTCTGCACCCGTTCTACCAGCTCCTCGAGCTCGGGCGTCCACCTGCTGGGCAGCACCTCGCGGTAGAAGCAAAGGGCATTATACCACAGGGCATTGACCTCCACGAGGTAGCCCTCACGGCGTACGACGGCCTGCCCGTCGATCTTGGCATCCATCCAGGAGAGGGGCTTGCCATCGCCCAGGATGTAGCAGAGCCCTGTCTCGTCGATACGGAGATTGGGGTGCACATTGCGCAGATAGTAGTGGATCAGCTCGTCGAGGAAGTCCCCGTAGCGGCTGACCATATCGGCAGGGCTCGACCAGGAGGCATACTGCTGCAGCGCCCACACCGCCCAGAGGCCTACATCGGGCTCGTTGATGCCACGTATCTCCTCGGAGATGCTGACCTGGTTCATGAAGTTGCGCAGCTCGGGGATCGCCGTATCCATGATCCTATAGTAGCGCTCGGGCGCGTCGGCATAGATAGAGCAGCCCGGGAGGGCGACGAAGAGGTCACGGGCACGCACCCCAAACCAAGGGTAGCCCGCCAGCAGATAGCCGTGGGTCGCGTCGGGGCGGTAGTAGAACTGTAGGGCCGAGTTGAGCAGGCAGCTACGGAAGTCCTCGCGCACGGTACGCATCGCCAGCTCCTCGTCGAAGAGCTGGGCGAAGCTACGTGGATCCGCCTCATCGAGGCCTGCCGAGAAGTAGATGGACTCGCCGAGCTCGATATCGAGCTCGAAGTAGCCCGGCACGTAGAGATCCTCGGTGTACTCGTAGCCGCGTTCGCGCTCCTTGATGTACTCGATGCGCTCATTCCAGTGCGCGTCGGCGACGAAGCGCCCCTGCTTGGATAGCTGCAGATAGAGTCTCGGGTAGCCTGGGTAGAGGCAGAAGCTGACGCCAGACGTCGCCTCCTGATAGCTACCATCGAGCTGATCATTGCGGTGCGTCAGCATCTTCACGTCGCGGAAGGCAAGGAAGGGACTCAGGCGGAGCGTCGTCTGGCTGTGCGCCTCTAGGAGGGTGTAGCGAATGAGCGCCCTATTGACGTAGTGACAGAAGATGAACTCCTTACGTAGCACGACCCCACCGACGCGGTAGGTCGTCGAGGATACGACGTCGACATTGTACTCACGGATATACTTGTGTCCCTTGGGGCTGAAGACATCGCCCTCATACTCGTGGATCCCAACATTGAAGGGCACCCCGTGCTGCACGATCGTCAGGTCGAGGCTGGAGAGGAGTACGTGATTATTGGGACTGAGTGTAGGGATAGGGACGACGAGCACACCATGGTATTTGCGGGTATTGCAGCCGACGATACTGGAGCAACAGTAGGCGCCCTTTCGATTCGTACGGATGTACTCTCGCTGTGTGGACTCATCCAAGTTAGCCATCAGTCGGCGGTCAAACTTGAGGTAACTCATTCGGTTCTTGTTCGTATAGTGCTCAGCGCCCCTCCCCTACCGTCTAGAGGTAGGGCTGCAGCGCTCAGCAGCTGTGTAATATTCTCCCGCTAAGTTACGAATTAAGATAATGCAAGTCAAGCCAGCCAAGGCGCTGCGCGCCCCAAGCATACAGGGTCGGCGGGAGGCCTCCTCAAGGGGGAGAAGCACCCCCAGCAAAGGGGTGCCGCACCTCTGATCTATCCCCGAGGGCGCTGAGGGATATCAGTCAGCAGCCTCAGGGACGTCCACCAGCGAGCCGAGGGGTATCAGTCAGTAGCCTTGAGAGCTATCAGTCAGCAGCCCTTAGGAATAAGGGGGACGAAGGGGAGGCCTCGCTCTAGCCCAAGCAAGTCACTAGGAGCCCCGCTGCTCGCTGCCGCAGCGCACCCCTTCGAGCCGTGGGCTAGCACGCGCCCCGAGGCCAGAGGGAGCGGCATCGCGACAGGCGTCTGTGCCATTCTGTCACGCCGCTCCTCCTGGCACTCCCTTTGCCTAGAGGACTGCAACTAAGTAATCAACGACATACATCCATTGATAGATCTATGAGCAAGCAAGGAAAAATCGGAGTGACGAGCGAGAACATCTTCCCCGTCATCAAGAAGTTCCTCTACAGCGAACACGACATCTTCCTCCGTGAGCTGGTATCCAACGCTGTGGACGCCAGCCAGAAGCTCCGCGCGCTGGCCAGCGCAGGCGAGTACAAGGGTGAGCTCGGGGAGCTCCAGGTACGCGTGAGCTTCGATCCCGAGGCCAAGACCATCACCATCAGCGACAGCGGGATAGGGATGACGGCCGAGGAGGTAGAGAAGTACATCAATCAGATCGCCTTCTCAGGCGCCGAGGAGTTCCTCGACAAGTACAAGGATGACAAGGTAGCCATCATCGGCCACTTCGGTCTCGGCTTCTACTCCTCCTTCATGGTCTCCAGCCGCGTAGAGATACAGACGAAGTCCTACAAGGAAGGCGCTGAGGCCGTCCACTGGAGCTGTGAGGGCAACCCCGAGTACATCCTCGAGCCAGGCAGCCGCAGCGAGCGCGGTACGGACATCATCCTGCATATCGACAGCGAGAGTGAGGAGTTCCTCAGCAAGGACAGACTGACAGCCCTACTCAATAAGTACTGCAAGTTCCTCCCCATCCCCATCATCTTCGGCAAGAAGCAGGAGTGGAAGGACGGCGCCTACGTGGACACCGACCAGGACAACCAGATCAACGACATCCACCCCGCCTGGACCAAGAAGCCCAGCGAACTGGCGAAGGAGGACTACATCGCCTTCTACCATCAGCTCTACCCACAGACGATGGAGGAGCCCCTCTTCTGGATTCACCTCAACGTAGACTACCCCTTCAACCTCACAGGGATCCTCTACTTCCCCAAGGTCAAGAACCAGATGGAGCTGCAGCGCAATAAGATCCAGCTCTACGCCAGCCAGGTCTTCGTCACCGAGGAGGTCGAGGGCATCGTCCCCGAGTACCTCACCCTGCTGCACGGCGTACTGGACTCCCCCGACATCCCGCTGAACGTATCCCGCTCCTACCTGCAGAGCGACGCCCAGGTCAAGAAGATCTCCAACCACATCGCCAAGAAGGTCGCCGACAAGCTGGACGAACTCTTCCGCAACGAGCGCAGCCTCTTCGAGGAGAAGTGGGAGAGCCTCAAGGTCTTCGTCCAGTATGGGATGCTCTCCGACGAGAAGTTCTACGAGCGCGCCGCTAAGTTCAACCTCCTGACCGACCTCGAGGGTAAGCTCTACACCAGCGAGGAGTACCGCACGCTCACCGAGTCCAGCCAGACGGACAAGGACGGGCAGCTGGTATGGCTCTACGCCAATGACAAGGAGACGCAGTACAGCGCTATCCAGCGTGCTACCGCCAAGGGCTACTCCGTCCTCCTGATGGACGGCCCACTGGATGTCCACGTAATCTCCCAGCTCGAGCAGAAGCTGGAGAAGACCCGCTTCGTACGCGTCGACTCCGACTCCATCGACAAGCTCATCGCCAAGGACGAGCAGCGTGAGGTCTCTCTCTCGGATCAGGAGCAGCAGGCCCTCAGCCAGATCTTCCAGGCACGCCTCCCCCGCGAGGAGAAGCGTAACTACCACGTGACCTTCGAGGCGCTGGGTGAGGATGCCGACGCTGTACTCATCACGCAGGGCGAATTCATGCGCCGCATGCAGGAGATGGCACGCCTCCAGCCGGGGATGAACTTCTACGGTGAGCTCCCCGAGGGCTACAATGTCGTCCTCAACAGCGACCACGCCCTCATCAAGCGCCTCCTAAGCGAGGAGCAGACGAGCGTCGAGCCCAAGCTCGGGACGCTGCGTGAGGAGCTGAAGGCACAGACCGAGCTCGTCGAGGCAGCCCGCACGGTACAGAATGCCAAGAAGGCCGACGAGGTCACGGCAGCTGAGCGAGAGGAGCTCGAGAGCCTGAGCTACAAGCAGGCCGAGCTCGAGGGCAAGATCAACAGCGAGCTCCAGCGTTTCGGGCAGGACACTGCGCTCGTGGGTCAGCTCGTAGACCTGGCGCTCCTAGGTAGCGGCCTGCTGAAGGGCGAGGCACTGGCGCGCTTCATCCGCCGCTCGCAGGAGCTGCTCTAAGCCTAGCCTCCTAAGACACTTAGCCTACCACCCTCCCTCGGGGAGCGTGGTAGGCTAAGTCGTTTTCAGCCGAAAGGCCGTACTTTTGTCTCCGTCTAACGCAATCGCTCCCCTATGACTAAGGATCAACTACGTATCGTCTATATGGCGACGGCAGACTTCGCCCTGCCCTCGCTCCAGCTGCTCGTCGAGAGCGGCTACCACATCGTGGCCGTCGTCACGATGCCCGACAAGCCCGCGGGCCGCGGGCAGAAGCTACAGCAGAGCAAGATCAAGACCTACGCCCAGAGTGTAGGCCTCGAGGTGCTGCAGCCCGTACGGCTCAAGGATGAGGCCTTCGTCGGCCGCCTCCGAGAGCTCGCCCCTGACCTCGGGATCGTCGTCGCCTTCCGCATGCTGCCCGAGGTCGTCTGGGCGCTCCCCCGCTTCGGCACGATCAACCTCCACGGCTCCCTCCTACCCCGCTATCGCGGTGCAGCCCCCATACACTGGGCAGTGATCAATGGTGATACGGAGACGGGCGTCACCACCTTCCGCCTCAAGCACGAGCTCGACACGGGCGACATCCTCCTGCAGGCACGCACCCCCATCACCCCCGAGGATACCACGGGCACGGTCTACGAACGCCTCATGCACCTCGGTGCCGAGACGCTCCGTCAGACAGTAGACCTCTTCCTCCAGGACGAGGAGCCCAAGGGGCAGGCGCAGGAGGAGCACGACGAGGCCCCTAGCGCAGCGCCCAAGCTAGACAAGGAGAATACCGAGCTCCTCTGGACGCGTACGGCCCGCGAGCTACACAATCAGGTACGCGGGCTCACCCCCCACCCAGGTGCCTGGTGCACGCTCAGCATCGAGGGACACGAGCCCATCACCTTCAAGATCCATGAGACGGAGGTACTCCCCGAGAGCGAGCTTCCCGCCACGCCCCTAGCGCCAGGCAGCATCGTCATCGGCCCCAAGCAGCGACTCGAGGTCGCCACCGCCTCTGGGCACCTCGTCATCAAGACGCTCCAGCCCCCTGCCAAGAAGGCTATGGCTGCCTCCGCCTACCTCAATGGTCTGAGGAACAAGTAGCCTGCTTCCCTCTCTTGCCACCACTTAGGCTAAGGAGGTAAAGCGCCCACAGCCCGCGCCCGCACGGCTTCCGCTAGGGCACAAAGCAAATCGCCCCCACACTCCAGTATGCGGAGTGTGGGGGCGATGCCTTTAGAGGGGAGCGATACGCTTAGTCGAGGGGATGTACCATGTCCTCGGGACGTACCCACTTGTCGAAGTCCTCAGCGGAGACATAGCCGAGACGCAGCGCCTCTTCCTTGAGCGTCGTGCCGTTGTGGTGCGCTGCATTGGCGATCTCAGCGGCCTTGTAGTAGCCGATGTGCGTATTCAGCGCCGTCACGAGCATCAGGGACTTATTGAGCAGCTCCTGGATGCGGGGGTGATTAGGCTCGATACCCGAGACGCAGTGGATGTCGAAGGAGACGGCTGCATCCCCGAGCAGCTGGGCGCTCTGGAGGAAGTTAGCCGCCATCACGGGCTTGAAGACGTTGAGCTCGAAGTGGCCCTGCATACCTGCCACCGAGATCGTCGTGTCGTTCCCTACGACCTGAGCGCAGACCATCGTCATAGCCTCAGCCTGCGTGGGGTTAACCTTACCGGGCATGATGGAGGAGCCAGGCTCGTTGGCAGGGATGATGATCTCACCGATACCGCTACGAGGGCCAGAGGCGAGGAGGCGGATATCGTTGGCGATCTTGTTCAGCGAGACAGCCACCTGCTTCAGGGCGCCGTGGGTCTCTACGATCGCGTCGTGGGCAGCCAGCGCCTCAAACTTGTTCTGAGCCGTCACGAAGGGCAGCCCCGTGAAGTCGGCGATGTGGCGTGCTACCACGACATCGTAGCCCTTAGGCGTATTGAGCCCCGTACCTACAGCCGTACCGCCGAGAGCGAGCTCTGCCAGGTGAGGCAGCGTATTCTCGATAGCCTTGATGCCGTGCTCGAGCTGTGCAGCGTAGCCGCTGAACTCCTGCCCCAGCGTCAGAGGCGTAGCGTCCATGAGGTGCGTACGACCGATCTTCACCACGTCGGTCATCTCCTTAGCTTTAGCATCGAGAGCCTTGTGCAGCTGGCGTAGACCTGGGAGCGTGACCTCGACGACCTTCTTGTAGCAGGCAATGTGCATACCCGTGGGGAAGGTGTCGTTGGAGGACTGGCTCTTGTTGACGTCGTCGTTGGGGAGGAGCGTCTTCTCACCCTCGCCGATCTTCTTCCCAGCGAGCTGGTGCGCGCGGTTAGCGATGACTTCGTTGACGTTCATATTGCTCTGCGTCCCCGAGCCCGTCTGCCAGATGACCAGAGGGAACTGATCGTCGAGCTTACCAGCGAGGATCTCGTCACAGACAGCGGCGATAAGGTCGCGCTTCTCGAGGGGGAGTACCCCGAGCTCATGGTTGGCATAGGCTGCGCCCTTCTTGAGGTAAGCGAAGCCACGCACTACGTCCAGAGGCATGGAGGCCGCGGGACCGATCTTGAAGTTGTTGCGCGAGCGCTCGGTCTGTGCGCCCCAGAGCTTGTCGGCAGGCACCTGGACTTCGCCTAGAGTGTCCTTCTCAATTCTGTATTCCATTGTTGATCGTGTTGATAGGTGTATATCTAGTTCTTGGTACAAATGTAAGGGAGAATTCCTAAAGAACCACATAGGCCGCGCTAAGGCTCTTAGAGCGAGCTGCTAGCGCTGGCGCTGCAGGACGAAGGTGAGGTGTCGCAGCAGCGTGCGCCCTAGGCCGTAGTGGCGGCGCATCACGTCGAAGCGCTCCAGGAGCGAGGCGCGGTGGTTGGCCGTCGTCGTCCCCTCATTGAGGTAGAGGGCTATGACCTCGGGGTAGAAGTAGTAGCTGCGCGCCTCCTTCATAGCGCGTATGCACCAGTCTACATCGGCCGAGAAGCGGTAGCGCAGGTCGTACTCAGGGGCTAGCGTCCGCTTGACGATGAAGGCCTGATGGCAAACCAGCATCCCTCGCTCGAAGCTCCGCCAACCGAGCTCCCGCGGTGGACGGAGGCGGCGCAGCCCCAGATCTCTGTCCTCGCTGTCGATGAGACGTGTGTCGCCGTAGATGATGTCGGGGAGGGAGCTCGTGCAGCTCGCCGCTACGAGCTCGGCCACTGTATCGGCACTCGGCAGAGCGTCGCCAGCATTGAGGTACCACAGGTAGTCCCCCGTGGCTCGAGCTCGGCCTTTATTCATCGCGTCATAGATCCCCTTGTCAGGCTCGCTATATACCTTAGCCTGGGGAGCCAGCTCTGCCACGAGCTGTAGGGTCGCATCCTTGGAGGCACCGTCGATGATGAGGTACTCTATATGAGGATAGGTCTGCGTCGCGACGCTGCGAAGCGTGCGCTCAATGCAAGAGGCGGCATTGTAGCAGATGGTGATGATGGTGATACGTGGAGTCATATATACTAAGGTATAGCCTGGAGCTAAGGCATAGGCTGGAGTGAGGCAGCATAGAGCTGGCTTAGCTCGGTCGCGATGCGGGCAGCACCGAAGCGCTGGACAGAGCTGCGGCAGGTCTCTGGGTCGAAGGCGCCCTGCCCTCGACACTCCAGCAGCTCGATGAGGCGCGCGGCGTATTGCTCGGGGTCAAAGGCATCGACGAGGTAGCCCGTACACCCGTCCTCGATGATGTCCTCGGGGCCACCGCAGCGGAAGCTAAGGACAGGCGTACCCACCGCGAGCGCCTCGGAGAGCGTCTGCCCGAAGGTCTCGTAGACACTCGTCGAGAGTACGGCATCGCTGTGTGCGTAGATCGCTGCGAGCTCACGACGATCGCTGACCCGCCCTAGACTGATGTGGCTGAGGGCAAGGTCATCGAAGTAGCCCTGCCGCTTGGTCTCCCCGACGAGGAGAAGGGTCGTGCGTGCCGCGAGCTCGGGGGACTGGGCACGGAAAGCACGTGTGACCTTCTTCAGCAGCTCGGGGCCCTTCACCACATCGTCCAGCCGCGCGGCTACGAGGGTAAAGTAGTAGCGTCCCGCCTCGTACCAGCTGGGCTCGGGCATTGCCTCGGCCGTCTGCGGGGAGAAGAGCTCTAGGTCTATAGGATTGGGGAGGACAAAGGCAGGGCGCGCCGAGCGCATCAGGGGGCTCTCGCCGAAGAGTGCTGCCTCCGCTCGGCTCACTGCTATATAGTGGAAGGCAGGCGAACTAAGGAAGGCCTTGCGCTGCCAGATCTCGCGAGAGAGGTCATGCGCCGAGCGGCTGAAGAGCAGCGGGCAGTAGCCGCAGCCCTCGCGGTAACGCGGACAGAGCTGCGCCCCAAAGGCCGAGAGTTCCAGAGGTAAATGGCAGATGCCCGTTGCCATCCACAGATCGTGCAGCGTGGCGAAGACGGGCTTACCGAGGAGGCTAAGGCGCTGGAGTCCGCGCAGGGAGAGGAAGCCTTGATTGATCCAGTGCAGGTGCAGCACATCCGCCCACTGCACCCAGGGATGGCAGCTCACGTCGAAGCCCCAGCGCGCCGTCGAGACGCGGAAGAGGCGTCCACGGTCGCGGCCATTGCGTAGATAGATCTCTGCCCGCTCCAGGACGAAAGCAGCCTTAGCCCAGAGGCGCGCCCCTGCCCCCTCGAGGACAGAGCGAATAGGTCCCGTCCCCGCACCACCGCCATGCAGCACCAGGAGGCGCGCCTCCAGCCCTATGGAGCAGAGCCCCTCGAGGAGCCTGCGGCAGGCCTCGGCAGCTCCTCCCCCCTGCTCCGAGGTGCAGAGGAGCAGCACCTTGAGCGGACGCTTAGGATTTGGGATGGGCATGCTAAGGGAGATGAAGGAGGGTCAAGGCCTAGCGACGGAACTTGGCGGGGAGTCTCCCCTCCAGCATGCTCATCAGCTCAGGGGTGATGCGCATCACCAGGAGACACAGCAGGAGCAGCAGCCCGATGAGCGAGGAGCGAACGAAGAGGTCGACCCAGACCGAGCTCATGCGCGGTAGGAGGCTATCCGCCCCCCAGGCAAGGAAGGCTATGGGCAGCGTGTAGAGCATACGGAGACTGAAGGGATGCACCCCGATCTTGAGGCTCACGAGGCCCTGCTGCAGGCCGTAGCTGACAAGATTGGTCAGCAGCATCGCCAGCGCCGCACCCATCGTACCGAAGTGTGGGATGAGGTAGATGGTCGAGACGAAGGACATCACCAGCACGCTGATGGTATAGTAGACATTCCAGTAGTAGTAGCGTGAGGTACTCACCACCGTATGGCTGCAGGTCAAGGTCAGCTCCACGAGCTTCGCCAGCCCGAGGAAGAAGAAGATCCACTTGCCACCCGCGAACTGCTCCCCGTTGGGCATGATGGCGAAGATGCTGTCTATGTTCACCCAGATCATGATGAAGATCAAGAGGCCAGAGAGTAGCTGGTAGAAGCCCACGAGGCGGTACACGTCCTCGACGCGCTGCTTATCGCCCTCCTTGGCTGCCTCGGCGATCTTGGGTGCGGCGACGCTGAGGATAGCCCGCATCGGGATCTCGATAATGGAGACCATATAGAAGGCCATCGTATAGACCCCTGCCGAGGAGAGCCCCCCCTTGTCGATGAAGGCGACCATGAAGAGATCCATGCGCCCCGAGAGCGTGATCCCGATCGAGGTCAGCGTATAGAGCGCCGTGTAGCGGTAGAAGCCGCGGCGCATCTCGGGGGAGACATAGGCGGGATTGTGCCTTAGGCTCAGCGGCGTGATGCGCCCGAGGTAGGCTCCACTAGCGAGCATGCAGACGCCGAAGCTGCCGATGAAGCCCCACATCATCGTCGTGAAGTCGATGTAGCCAAAGGCGTAGGCGAGGTAGCAGGCCAGCTGGAGGACGCGCAGCAGCACCTCCTTGATCCCCTTAGGGACAGCCACACGCAGCAGCTGGTAGGTGTAGAGCTCCAGCAGCGTCCAGCCCATCGTGAAGAGCGTGAGGGGGATGACGGCGTAGTAGAAGTCGATGAGCAGCGGGCTATTCGTACTGTAGAGCCCCACCAGCGGCTGACGCAGCAGCACGTAGAGGAGGCTCATCACGGCGGCACCCACCAGGCCTACCACGGTGACGTAGTAGAAGAAGCCGTGGTTGGGCCCATCCTCAGCGCGGTAGGGATTGGTAGGGCTGTCCTTGAAGAAGGGGAAGTAACGACTCAGCGAATAGGTCATCCCGAGGAGCCCCAGCCCCGAGAGCTGGGTCGCCAGCTCGGGCAGGAGGCGCGTCAGCCCGATCTCCTCGGGCGTAAGGTACTTGGCCAGGATGAAGAAGGTCGTCACGAAGCCTATCCCTACGCCGATGTAGGTGACGAGGGTACCGAGTATGCTTTCCTTGGCAGCTAAGCTGGGCATGGACTATACTATATATGTAGGGGACGCGCAGCCTGGCGTCCTAGGTATTCGAGGTAGAGATC harbors:
- a CDS encoding glycoside hydrolase family 57 protein, producing MKKICLCFQIHQPIRLRRYRFFDIGNVHYYSDDYLNEEVFDRITDSCYFPANRMLLELLKTYPDFHVSFSISGLALEQMEYRKPELLESFRELVATGRVEFVAETYSHSISSLYDPVEFRNQVRMQQTKLRELFGVEPSRVFCNSELIYSDEIALELASLGYEGIITEGAKHVLGWKSPNYLYGSAVSPETKLLLRNAGLSELVTNHFSNYSSHEYPVTADKLLGRVQHLPEGEDFTLLYMNYEVLGEMNRAETGIFEFFRALPKLAADYGVGFATPSQLLDSQRPVGLISVAYPISWAGEEKSTNEWNGNILQQGVIEKLRQWGERVHALEDRGLLKDWLYLQSADHFYYMNTINWGGHPYSPYSSPYDAFNNYMNVLSDLLLRVEEQAPSSIETEELNSYQQMIHAQQERIAELEAEVKHLEGLVKQ
- a CDS encoding glycosyltransferase family 4 protein, encoding MRALMFGWEFPPHILGGLGTASYGLTKGMAAQGDMDITFVIPRPSGDEDTSFLRIIGAGDTPVVWRDVSYDYVRERLAGKMTPELYYQLRDHIYADFSHYRTNDLGCFEFSGKYLDNLLEEINNYSIVAGVIARSEGYDVIHSHDWLTYPAGIHAKQITGKPLVVHVHATDFDRSRGNVNPTVFGIEMDGMNHADHIITVSELTRRTVIEKYHQDPAKVTTVHNAVTPLSPAILALPDKRGVKDKVVTFLGRITMQKGCEYFVEAAAKVLERTQGVRFIMAGSGDMMDAMIRLAAQRNIADRFHFTGFMKGQQVYEVFKASDVYVMPSVSEPFGISPLEAMQCGVPSIISYQSGCAEILDYAIKVDYWDIDAMADAIYALITYPEMHAFLKEEGLREVNSITWEAAGRKVRAIYDRYVR
- a CDS encoding glycogen debranching enzyme N-terminal domain-containing protein — encoded protein: MSYLKFDRRLMANLDESTQREYIRTNRKGAYCCSSIVGCNTRKYHGVLVVPIPTLSPNNHVLLSSLDLTIVQHGVPFNVGIHEYEGDVFSPKGHKYIREYNVDVVSSTTYRVGGVVLRKEFIFCHYVNRALIRYTLLEAHSQTTLRLSPFLAFRDVKMLTHRNDQLDGSYQEATSGVSFCLYPGYPRLYLQLSKQGRFVADAHWNERIEYIKERERGYEYTEDLYVPGYFELDIELGESIYFSAGLDEADPRSFAQLFDEELAMRTVREDFRSCLLNSALQFYYRPDATHGYLLAGYPWFGVRARDLFVALPGCSIYADAPERYYRIMDTAIPELRNFMNQVSISEEIRGINEPDVGLWAVWALQQYASWSSPADMVSRYGDFLDELIHYYLRNVHPNLRIDETGLCYILGDGKPLSWMDAKIDGQAVVRREGYLVEVNALWYNALCFYREVLPSRWTPELEELVERVQTSFCRTFINEHGYLFDYVLPHHPQDWSVRPNMIFAASLPYSPLPKSTRRSVVEIITRELRTPKGLRSLSPKSEGYQPQCHGTQLQRERAYYNGSVWPWLLGAYFEAYLKLYGRGAFSFIERTLIGMEEELQEHGVGTISELFDGNPPFKGRGAISFAMSVGEILRSLHLLKQAQAAYDTQTLPMIRYE